In Arachis hypogaea cultivar Tifrunner chromosome 17, arahy.Tifrunner.gnm2.J5K5, whole genome shotgun sequence, a single window of DNA contains:
- the LOC112764147 gene encoding AT-hook motif nuclear-localized protein 10, with amino-acid sequence MSGSEMGSREGFTVGLHSHNNMRLDFSDGPALYSNSNNNPLAPPSASPTYHPSTAVTAAPININGSAVGGIESVAALPQGGHIGSSSEPKKKRGRPRKYVPDGGGVGLGLNPDSSAPGMTVNHSQNQNPNLNSSLNQNQSGGGAMSPGIASATPNSNSGKKRGRPRGSLNKHPHLKGLGLAKLTFTPHVLTVKSGEDLGVKVTSISMDGPRNICILTANGTISNVTLSQPSIPGGTVTYEGRFEILALCGSFLLSENGQFQRTGSLSLTLSGPDGRVMGGAIAGVCVAASPIQIVFASFLVDGGYKKMKSSNQNQNQNQNQMGTLASSPNVLPAGQSSSPSHGTLSESSGGAGSPLNLSTDVCNNNNTPQGISGMPWK; translated from the exons ATGTCGGGATCGGAGATGGGAAGCAGAGAAGGCTTCACCGTTGGGCTTCACAGCCATAACAACATGCGTTTGGACTTTTCTGATGGCCCTGCTCTCTacagcaacagcaacaacaaccctCTTGCGCCACCTTCTGCTTCTCCAACTTACCACCCTTCCACCGCAGTCACCGCTGCTCCTATCAACATCAATGGCAGCGCGGTTGGCGGCATCGAATCGGTGGCGGCGCTGCCACAGGGCGGCCACATCGGGAGTAGCTCTGAGccgaagaagaagagagggaggccAAGGAAATACGTACCGGATGGTGGCGGCGTAGGGTTAGGGTTGAATCCAGATTCTTCTGCTCCTGGTATGACCGTTAACCACAGCCAGAACCAGAATCCGAATCTGAATTCGAGCTTGAACCAGAATCAGTCCGGTGGCGGAGCTATGTCGCCGGGAATTGCTTCCGCCACACCTAATTCTAATTCCGGGAAGAAAAGGGGAAGGCCTCGTGGCTCTCTCAACAAGCATCCTCACTTAAAGGGTCTTG GATTGGCAAAACTTACTTTCACTCCGCATGTTCTTACTGTGAAATCTGGAGAG GATCTGGGAGTAAAGGTTACGTCCATCTCCATGGATGGTCCAAGAAATATTTGTATCTTAACAGCAAATGGAACCATATCTAATGTAACACTTAGCCAACCTTCGATACCTGGAGGAACTGTGACTTATGAG GGACGATTTGAGATCCTGGCACTCTGtggttcttttcttctttctgaaAATGGTCAGTTCCAAAGAACTGGTTCTTTAAGTCTGACCTTGTCTGGGCCTGATGGTCGGGTTATGGGTGGTGCAATCGCAGGTGTTTGTGTAGCTGCTTCCCCAATTCAG ATagttttcgcaagcttccttgtAGATGGTGGTTACAAGAAAATGAAGTCATCGAACCAGAATCAGAACCAGAACCAGAACCAGATGGGGACCTTAGCTTCCTCCCCTAATGTTCTCCCGGCAGGTCAAAGCAGCTCGCCATCGCATGGCACTCTTAGTGAATCTTCTGGTGGAGCCGGGAGCCCACTTAACCTGAGTACAGATGTTTGCAATAACAATAACACCCCACAAGGAATTTCTGGAATGCCCTGGAAATGA
- the LOC112763561 gene encoding uncharacterized protein, with product MVADVVDVANALANQQPFVEPSFMRSLDLDAMHAPEYPQYVNAVKLVIESNWLGRFDRGRHLDRAGRFYRSGRFDWTDWFDRTDRFNWTGWFNRTSLVDQNDRFDWTGHLDRIAELPLMPDGEFTVGMEFSSREAVIKAMKDYTIRRGVDYQVHESEPTTFYAKCTQYHAGCDWLIRVSKMSRKFCWEIRRYNGSHTCTRATISQDHLKLDSNTVAEAIKPLVEVDPSIRVKSVIAEVQLKFNYTISYHKAWLAKQKAVESIFGGWEASYEALPIWFEAMIHKEPSAVVHFETMPAYQGDDLVPNIRVLNRVFWSYYPCIRAFRHCKPIVQVDRTHLYGKYKGCLLVAVSQDGNNNIVPIAFAIVEGETSEAWHFFLSNLRQHVVTRDGVGLISDRHDSIRSAIARSHGAWSPPRAFHMFCIRHIESNFLRKFKAPYLQKLIVNIDMIFTITFTPGLSYYDECFLWWALFYVTGYSRTVHEYETRYQRLRERGEAYTNWLDRIPREQYALAFDGGYRWGHMTTNLVECINSVLKGARNLPVTALVKATFYKLNELFTRKRAEAEA from the exons ATGGTGGCAGATGTAGTGGATGTGGCAAATGCACTAGCAAATCAGCAGCCGTTTGTGGAGCCGAGTTTCATGCGGTCATTGGATTTGGATGCCATGCATGCACCGGAGTATCCTCAATATGTAAATGCAG TCAAATTGGTGATTGAATCAAACTGGCTCGGCCGGTTCGACCGGGGCAGACACTTGGACAGGGCTGGTCGGTTCTACCGGAGTGGCCGGTTCGACTGGACCGACTGGTTCGACCGGACCGACCGGTTCAACTGGACTGGTTGGTTCAACCGGACCAGCTTGGTCGACCAAAATGACCGATTTGATTGGACCGGCCATCTAGACCGGATTG CAGAGCTTCCCCTTATGCCGGATGGTGAATTTACTGTGGGGATGGAATTCAGTTCTAGGGAGGCAGTAATTAAGGCGATGAAAGATTATACAATCCGCAGAGGTGTAGATTATCAGGTGCATGAGTCAGAACCGACGACATTCTATGCCAAATGCACCCAGTATCATGCAGGATGTGATTGGCTGATCAGGGTGAGCAAAATGTCCAGAAAGTTCTGTTGGGAGATAAGGAGGTACAACGGTAGTCACACCTGTACTAGGGCCACCATTTCTCAAGATCATTTGAAGCTGGATTCCAACACagttgcagaagcaataaagccgttGGTAGAAGTTGACCCGTCTATTAGGGTGAAATCAGTGATTGCGGAAGTACAGTTAAAGTTTAACTACACCATCAGTTATCacaaagcatggttggctaaACAGAAGGCAGTGGAGTCAATTTTCGGAGGGTGGGAAGCTTCGTACGAAGCCTTGccgatatggtttgaggccatgatTCACAAGGAGCCATCCGCAGTTGTTCATTTTGAAACAATGCCTGCGTACCAGGGAGATGACTTGGTTCCTAATATTCGTGTGCTAAACcgagtcttctggagttattaTCCTTGTATTAGAGCCTTCAGACATTGCAAGCCAATAGTGCAGGTAGACAGAACTCATTTGTATGGAAAGTACAAGGGTTGTTTGTTGGTTGCAGTCTCACAGGATGGCAACAACAACATCGTCCCGATTGCATTTGCCATAGTTGAGGGAGAGACATCTGAGGCTTGGCACTTTTTTCTCAGTAACTTGCGACAGCATGTTGTGACACGTGATGGTGTGGGCCTTATCTCCGATCGACATGACTCCATTAGGTCTGCTATTGCTCGTAGTCACGGAGCTTGGTCTCCTCCCAGAGCATTCCACATGTTTTGCATCAGACACATAGAGTCCAACTTTCTGAGAAAATTCAAGGCTCCGTATCTACAGAAGCTTATTGTCAACATCGATATGATATTTACGATTACATTTACTCCTGGACTCAGTTATTATGATGAATGTTTCTTATGGTGGGCCCTTTTTTATGTGACAGGTTACTCGCGAACAGTTCACGAATACGAGACGCGTTATCAGCGTTTACGTGAGCGGGGTGAGGCTTATACCAACTGGTTGGATCGAATCCCGCGTGAGCAGTATGCTTTGGCATTTGATGGGGGATATCGATGGGGTCATATGACAACCAATCTAGTGGAATGCATCAACTCGGTATTGAAAGGGGCTCGCAATCTTCCAGTCACTGCACTTGTTAAGGCAACATTTTACAAGCTTAATGAATTGTTCACCCGAAAAAGAGCCGAAGCTGAGGCTTGA